agaagttaaaactGACAAAGAAACCCAACTTCCTGAACAAACTTAGTTTGAGCTTGATCAGAGTGATCTTATTAATGCCAAGTGCCAAGACTAATTCAACCATGACGATGAAATGAACAACTTCTAAGCATTATTGATTGCCCGGTGACGGTTGTTGATGAGCCATACAATGAACATCCTACGGGTGATTCCCATCTCAGAGCAGAAGCTTTCAATTTcgtccttcttttcctttcgaGGTTTCCACCCCACACTCTCAGCAAACCTAATCAGCTTGTTCTTATGCTCTGACGAGAAGGTAGTCCTCTTTTTCCTCTTGGACCTCATCTCTTGCACTTGATCCGGTGTTTGAGTTTGGGGCTCAGCGGTAAAAATGGTGTTCTTGTGGTGAAAGTTTCGGTGGCAGCCACAACAAGCACACAAGAGAGCATCCTCACCGGCGATATATTTGACACAA
Above is a window of Glycine soja cultivar W05 chromosome 12, ASM419377v2, whole genome shotgun sequence DNA encoding:
- the LOC114378959 gene encoding zinc-finger homeodomain protein 2-like, with translation MSNININHPLPIDEVVTYKECLHNHSAALGHVTYDGCVKYIAGEDALLCACCGCHRNFHHKNTIFTAEPQTQTPDQVQEMRSKRKKRTTFSSEHKNKLIRFAESVGWKPRKEKKDEIESFCSEMGITRRMFIVWLINNRHRAINNA